Part of the Sphaerochaeta associata genome is shown below.
ATTGGCTCGATTCTTGGGATTTTCTTTGGTGCTGTTCCAGGAATGACGTCTTCTATGGGAATTGCACTCGTATTACCCGTAACATACAGTATGGGTATCGTTGAGGGGATGGCCATACTGCTGGGTATCTATATCGGCAGTATTTCAGGAGGTCTGATTACAGCGATTCTTTTTAACATCCCTGGGACTCCTGCGTCCATAGCAACAACCTTTGATGGATATCCCATGGCTATGCGGGGAGAGGGTGGAAAAGCCCTACGAGTTGGCATGTTCTATTCGTTCCTTGGTGGAATGTTCAGCTTGCTGGTTTTGTTCTATGTTTCTCCGCCCTTGGCAAAATTCGCCTTGAAATTCGGTCCTGTTGAATACTTCTCCATTGGTATTCTCTCATTAACCTTGATTGCCAGTCTAAGCGGCGATGATTTAGTGAAAGGCATTATTAGTGCGATGATCGGTGTTGCTCTGACTACCATCGGGATGGCTCCCATCGATAGTGTGAAGCGCTTTACGTTCGGAATCGGGGCCCTGAATGGTGGTGTACAGCTTTTACCGGTTCTTATCGGTGTATATGCAGTATTGGAAATTTTGAAGTCTGCTGAAAATAGTGATGCAGGATATGGGGAGATTCCTGCATTCAAAGCGAAAGGCTTAGGCGTCAGTCTGAAAGAGTTCAAACAACAATTTGTAAATTTCGTCCGTTCTTCAGTCGTAGGTACTGTTATTGGCATTCTCCCGGGTTTGGGTGCCACCATTTCCAATATTCTTGCATATTCCATTGCCAAGGACTCTAGCAACCACCCGGAGAAGTTCGGTACTGGAGTAGTAGATGGCCTTATTGCTTCCGAGACCGCAAATAATGCTGTCTCCGGCGGTGCAATGATTCCAATGCTTACCATGGGTATTCCTGGTGATGCTGGTACCGCTATGTTGCTTGCAGCCTTCATGTTGCACGGCATTACGCCGGGACCTCTGTTGTTTCGGGAGCATGGCCCCATCGTGTATTCAATTTTTGCAATTCTGATTGTTGCGAATGTCTTTACCCTTATCATTGAAATGTATGGATTGAAAGTATTTCTGAAGCTCTTGGATATCCCGAAGCAGTTTCTCTACCCGATCATCATTGTACTTGCAACCATCGGCGCATATGGATTGAACAACAGATTGTTCGACGTACTCTGTATCTTCATCTTTGCCGTGTTGGGATATGTTTTGGACAAGAATGAATTCCCATTGGCTCCACTTGTACTGGGATTTGTCATTGGCCCGATCATCGAACTGAATCTGAGAAGAGGTTTGATGTCCACCTATGGTAGTTTTGGGGCCTTCTTTACCAGACCGATTTCTGCTGTAGTGCTCGTCATGACGTTGGTTCTTCTTGTGTTCTCATCACTGAAGAGCCGAAAGAGGCAGAAAACAGCACGCACTTGATCTTTATACATTTCTCCAAGGAGTTATCGATGTCGAATGTTCGGCCTAAAAATATGATTGTGATCATGAGCGATCAGCATAACAAACATATGCTGGGTTGCTATGGAAATCCCGTAATAGAGACACCAAATATTGATGCTCTGGCAACCAGGGGCGTAAGGTTTACGGATGCATACTGCAATAATCCTGTCTGTGTCCCGTCGCGTTCCAGCATGGTAACTGGGCAATACTCGCATACACATGGATATTGGGACAATGCTCATGCGTATGGAGGCGGTGAAGACAGTTTTGGTACAAAATTGCACCAAAATGGATACACTGTGACTACAATCGGCAAAATGCACCTGCGTAATGATTCTGCTGAGACAGGATTTCACGACCAACGAATTCCATTGCATATGGTCAATGGAATCGGGGATGTGTATGGTTCGATCAGAGATAAGAAGATTGCAAGACCACAATTTTTGAAAGCTTTGGAATCTGCAGGTCCTGGAGAAACTGATTACACAAGGTATGATCGAGAAATTACACGGCAGGCACGTGAGTATCTTTTGCACGAAGCTCCTTCCAAAGAAAAACCCTTCGTCCTCTACTTAGGATTTGTTTCACCTCATTTTCCACTTACAGTACCACAAGAGTATTTTGATAAATATATTAATCAATCACTGGTTAAACCTATACAATCTGATCCTGAACAGTGGCCCTCTCATCCTGTACTCAATGATTATCGTCGGTATTGTAATATGGAGCATGTTTCGTCAGAGGTAGCACAGAGAGCTTTAGCTACCTATTACGGTATGTGCACATTTCTTGACGACCAAATCGGCACTGTCCTCAATGCATTGCAGGAAGCAGGCTTGGAAGAGGATACAAGGATTCTCTACACAACCGACCATGGCGATACTATGGGAGAACATGGGCTATTTTTTAAATCCACCATGTATGAAGGCAGTGTAGGCGTTCCCATGATTCTTGCTGGTTCTGACCTTCCCCAACATACAGTAAGCAGTGCATTAGTGTCTCTCATTGATCTTTATCCAACGATTCTCGATTCGGTCGGGCTTTCTTCTTTCTATGCAGAGGAGCGTCTTCCAGGTAATTCTCTCTTTGAGGTACTAATAGATCCAAGCCTGCATAATCGACCGGTTTTTTCAGAGTATCATGCTTTTGGGTCCTACACATCCCAATTCATGCTGCGATTAGGCCCCTATAAATATATCCATTATGTGGGGGAACCGAG
Proteins encoded:
- a CDS encoding sulfatase-like hydrolase/transferase, which produces MSNVRPKNMIVIMSDQHNKHMLGCYGNPVIETPNIDALATRGVRFTDAYCNNPVCVPSRSSMVTGQYSHTHGYWDNAHAYGGGEDSFGTKLHQNGYTVTTIGKMHLRNDSAETGFHDQRIPLHMVNGIGDVYGSIRDKKIARPQFLKALESAGPGETDYTRYDREITRQAREYLLHEAPSKEKPFVLYLGFVSPHFPLTVPQEYFDKYINQSLVKPIQSDPEQWPSHPVLNDYRRYCNMEHVSSEVAQRALATYYGMCTFLDDQIGTVLNALQEAGLEEDTRILYTTDHGDTMGEHGLFFKSTMYEGSVGVPMILAGSDLPQHTVSSALVSLIDLYPTILDSVGLSSFYAEERLPGNSLFEVLIDPSLHNRPVFSEYHAFGSYTSQFMLRLGPYKYIHYVGEPSQLFNLENDPDELHDLCSQSAYAGVLESMEQHLRSIVDPEALAQQAKASQLQLLETYGGEEEFLKGFKPALFSPIPKGV
- a CDS encoding tripartite tricarboxylate transporter permease, translated to MFDMFVTGFSMIANPMAYLLILIGSILGIFFGAVPGMTSSMGIALVLPVTYSMGIVEGMAILLGIYIGSISGGLITAILFNIPGTPASIATTFDGYPMAMRGEGGKALRVGMFYSFLGGMFSLLVLFYVSPPLAKFALKFGPVEYFSIGILSLTLIASLSGDDLVKGIISAMIGVALTTIGMAPIDSVKRFTFGIGALNGGVQLLPVLIGVYAVLEILKSAENSDAGYGEIPAFKAKGLGVSLKEFKQQFVNFVRSSVVGTVIGILPGLGATISNILAYSIAKDSSNHPEKFGTGVVDGLIASETANNAVSGGAMIPMLTMGIPGDAGTAMLLAAFMLHGITPGPLLFREHGPIVYSIFAILIVANVFTLIIEMYGLKVFLKLLDIPKQFLYPIIIVLATIGAYGLNNRLFDVLCIFIFAVLGYVLDKNEFPLAPLVLGFVIGPIIELNLRRGLMSTYGSFGAFFTRPISAVVLVMTLVLLVFSSLKSRKRQKTART